The following proteins are encoded in a genomic region of Neomonachus schauinslandi chromosome 7, ASM220157v2, whole genome shotgun sequence:
- the FAM114A2 gene encoding protein FAM114A2 isoform X2, with product MSEKDDIETPVITEASSTLEDGNYEPAKNSESVDQSAKPESKSKPVAITRKRPESKPSSDLETSEVLPVEETVSKDVPQTGWGYWGSWGKSLLSSASATVATVGQGISNVIEKAETSLGIPSPSEISTEVQYATGETNAKENANSSPLTGPFGVFSTISTAVQTTGKSVISGGLDALEFIGKKTMDVIAEGDPGFKRTKGLMNRNSTLSQVLREAKEKEELWTSNEVTLETDKKTNYGLLFDEFQGLSHLEALEMLSQESEIKVKSILNSLSGEELETLKLELEQLKEAFSLAEFCEEEEEEKKGDEDFTKEITELFSQLQVSSKPEKLARARNTAYEWISTSLAKPLEEKEEGEKQLETEKTEKISKNSVEDIHAFAIRSLAELTACSIELFHKTAALVLHGQKQEVTAIERSRTLSQMTVVLCKELSSLSKELTTCLTTAGVKEKADILNPLITAVFLEASNSASYIQDAFQLLLPVLEISLIENKTELPEA from the exons ATGTCAGAGAAAGATGATATTGAGACTCCAGTGATAACTGAAGCATCCTCCACTCTTGAAGATGGGAACTATGAACCAGCCAAGAATTCTGAGTCTGTTGACCAAAGTGCCAAGCCAGAGAGTAAATCCAAACCTGTAGCTATCACTCGGAAAAGACCGGAGTCCAAACCTTCCAGTGACCTCGAGACTTCAGAAGTTCTCCCTGTTGAG GAGACTGTTTCCAAAGATGTACCTCAGACTGGTTGGGGATATTGGGGCAGCTGGGGCAAGTCCTTACTCTCTTCAGCCTCAGCTACAGTAGCTACAGTAG GACAAGGTATTTCAAATGTCATTGAGAAGGCAGAGACTTCTCTTGGAATTCCTAGTCCCAGTGAAATTTCAACCGAAGTCCAGTATGCAACAG GAGAGACAAATGCCAAAGAGAATGCAAACTCTTCCCCATTGACTGGGCCATTTGGTGTATTCTCAACCATCTCTACTGCTGTTCAGACCACA GGAAAGAGCGTAATCAGTGGGGGTTTGGATGCCTTAGAATTCATTGGGAAAAAGACAATGGATGTAATAGCAGAAGGGGATCCTGGATTTAAAAGAACCAAGGGTCTGATGAACCGGAATTCTACATTGTCACAG GTTTTACGAGaggcaaaggagaaagaagagctaTGGACCTCCAATGAGGTTACCTTGGAAACGGACAAGAAAACTAATTATGGGCTCCTCTTTGATGAATTTCAAGGCCTTTCACATCTGGAAGCTCTGGAGATGCTTTcccaagaaagtgaaataaag GTGAAATCTATTCTTAATTCTCTAAGTGGAGAAGAATTAGAGACTTTAAAACTTGAATTGGAGCAACTCAAGGAAGCATTTTCCCTAGCAGAGTTctgtgaggaagaggaagaggagaaaaaag gggaTGAAGACTTTACCAAAGAGATAACAGAGCTATTTTCCCAGCTGCAGGTCTCCTCCAAACCTGAGAAACTTGCCAGG gCAAGAAATACTGCCTACGAATGGATCAGTACATCTCTGGCCAAGCCattagaagagaaggaagaaggagaaaaacagttggaaacagaaaaaactgagaaaatcagtaaaaattcAGTAGAG gatATCCATGCATTTGCAATCCGGAGCCTAGCAGAACTGACTGCCTGCTCAATTGAACTGTTTCACAAAACAGCAGCTCTGGTTCTGCATGGCCAGAAGCAGGAAGTGACAGCTATAGAAAGGAGCAGAACTCTTTCCCA GATGACAGTTGTGTTGTGTAAAGAGTTGTCTTCTCTGTCTAAAGAGCTCACCACCTGCCTAACAACTGCTGGG GTCAAAGAAAAGGCAGACATCCTTAATCCCCTAATCACTGCAGTATTTCTAGAG GCCTCAAACAGTGCTTCCTATATTCAGGATGCCTTTCAGCTGCTCTTACCTGTGCTGGAGATCTCTCTCATTGAGAATAAAACTGAATTGCCAGAGGCATGA
- the FAM114A2 gene encoding protein FAM114A2 isoform X3, with amino-acid sequence MSEKDDIETPVITEASSTLEDGNYEPAKNSESVDQSAKPESKSKPVAITRKRPESKPSSDLETSEVLPVEASQAVGKETVSKDVPQTGWGYWGSWGKSLLSSASATVATVGQGISNVIEKAETSLGIPSPSEISTEVQYATGETNAKENANSSPLTGPFGVFSTISTAVQTTVLREAKEKEELWTSNEVTLETDKKTNYGLLFDEFQGLSHLEALEMLSQESEIKVKSILNSLSGEELETLKLELEQLKEAFSLAEFCEEEEEEKKGDEDFTKEITELFSQLQVSSKPEKLARARNTAYEWISTSLAKPLEEKEEGEKQLETEKTEKISKNSVEDIHAFAIRSLAELTACSIELFHKTAALVLHGQKQEVTAIERSRTLSQMTVVLCKELSSLSKELTTCLTTAGVKEKADILNPLITAVFLEASNSASYIQDAFQLLLPVLEISLIENKTELPEA; translated from the exons ATGTCAGAGAAAGATGATATTGAGACTCCAGTGATAACTGAAGCATCCTCCACTCTTGAAGATGGGAACTATGAACCAGCCAAGAATTCTGAGTCTGTTGACCAAAGTGCCAAGCCAGAGAGTAAATCCAAACCTGTAGCTATCACTCGGAAAAGACCGGAGTCCAAACCTTCCAGTGACCTCGAGACTTCAGAAGTTCTCCCTGTTGAGGCATCACAGGCTGTAGGCAAA GAGACTGTTTCCAAAGATGTACCTCAGACTGGTTGGGGATATTGGGGCAGCTGGGGCAAGTCCTTACTCTCTTCAGCCTCAGCTACAGTAGCTACAGTAG GACAAGGTATTTCAAATGTCATTGAGAAGGCAGAGACTTCTCTTGGAATTCCTAGTCCCAGTGAAATTTCAACCGAAGTCCAGTATGCAACAG GAGAGACAAATGCCAAAGAGAATGCAAACTCTTCCCCATTGACTGGGCCATTTGGTGTATTCTCAACCATCTCTACTGCTGTTCAGACCACA GTTTTACGAGaggcaaaggagaaagaagagctaTGGACCTCCAATGAGGTTACCTTGGAAACGGACAAGAAAACTAATTATGGGCTCCTCTTTGATGAATTTCAAGGCCTTTCACATCTGGAAGCTCTGGAGATGCTTTcccaagaaagtgaaataaag GTGAAATCTATTCTTAATTCTCTAAGTGGAGAAGAATTAGAGACTTTAAAACTTGAATTGGAGCAACTCAAGGAAGCATTTTCCCTAGCAGAGTTctgtgaggaagaggaagaggagaaaaaag gggaTGAAGACTTTACCAAAGAGATAACAGAGCTATTTTCCCAGCTGCAGGTCTCCTCCAAACCTGAGAAACTTGCCAGG gCAAGAAATACTGCCTACGAATGGATCAGTACATCTCTGGCCAAGCCattagaagagaaggaagaaggagaaaaacagttggaaacagaaaaaactgagaaaatcagtaaaaattcAGTAGAG gatATCCATGCATTTGCAATCCGGAGCCTAGCAGAACTGACTGCCTGCTCAATTGAACTGTTTCACAAAACAGCAGCTCTGGTTCTGCATGGCCAGAAGCAGGAAGTGACAGCTATAGAAAGGAGCAGAACTCTTTCCCA GATGACAGTTGTGTTGTGTAAAGAGTTGTCTTCTCTGTCTAAAGAGCTCACCACCTGCCTAACAACTGCTGGG GTCAAAGAAAAGGCAGACATCCTTAATCCCCTAATCACTGCAGTATTTCTAGAG GCCTCAAACAGTGCTTCCTATATTCAGGATGCCTTTCAGCTGCTCTTACCTGTGCTGGAGATCTCTCTCATTGAGAATAAAACTGAATTGCCAGAGGCATGA
- the FAM114A2 gene encoding protein FAM114A2 isoform X1 → MSEKDDIETPVITEASSTLEDGNYEPAKNSESVDQSAKPESKSKPVAITRKRPESKPSSDLETSEVLPVEASQAVGKETVSKDVPQTGWGYWGSWGKSLLSSASATVATVGQGISNVIEKAETSLGIPSPSEISTEVQYATGETNAKENANSSPLTGPFGVFSTISTAVQTTGKSVISGGLDALEFIGKKTMDVIAEGDPGFKRTKGLMNRNSTLSQVLREAKEKEELWTSNEVTLETDKKTNYGLLFDEFQGLSHLEALEMLSQESEIKVKSILNSLSGEELETLKLELEQLKEAFSLAEFCEEEEEEKKGDEDFTKEITELFSQLQVSSKPEKLARARNTAYEWISTSLAKPLEEKEEGEKQLETEKTEKISKNSVEDIHAFAIRSLAELTACSIELFHKTAALVLHGQKQEVTAIERSRTLSQMTVVLCKELSSLSKELTTCLTTAGVKEKADILNPLITAVFLEASNSASYIQDAFQLLLPVLEISLIENKTELPEA, encoded by the exons ATGTCAGAGAAAGATGATATTGAGACTCCAGTGATAACTGAAGCATCCTCCACTCTTGAAGATGGGAACTATGAACCAGCCAAGAATTCTGAGTCTGTTGACCAAAGTGCCAAGCCAGAGAGTAAATCCAAACCTGTAGCTATCACTCGGAAAAGACCGGAGTCCAAACCTTCCAGTGACCTCGAGACTTCAGAAGTTCTCCCTGTTGAGGCATCACAGGCTGTAGGCAAA GAGACTGTTTCCAAAGATGTACCTCAGACTGGTTGGGGATATTGGGGCAGCTGGGGCAAGTCCTTACTCTCTTCAGCCTCAGCTACAGTAGCTACAGTAG GACAAGGTATTTCAAATGTCATTGAGAAGGCAGAGACTTCTCTTGGAATTCCTAGTCCCAGTGAAATTTCAACCGAAGTCCAGTATGCAACAG GAGAGACAAATGCCAAAGAGAATGCAAACTCTTCCCCATTGACTGGGCCATTTGGTGTATTCTCAACCATCTCTACTGCTGTTCAGACCACA GGAAAGAGCGTAATCAGTGGGGGTTTGGATGCCTTAGAATTCATTGGGAAAAAGACAATGGATGTAATAGCAGAAGGGGATCCTGGATTTAAAAGAACCAAGGGTCTGATGAACCGGAATTCTACATTGTCACAG GTTTTACGAGaggcaaaggagaaagaagagctaTGGACCTCCAATGAGGTTACCTTGGAAACGGACAAGAAAACTAATTATGGGCTCCTCTTTGATGAATTTCAAGGCCTTTCACATCTGGAAGCTCTGGAGATGCTTTcccaagaaagtgaaataaag GTGAAATCTATTCTTAATTCTCTAAGTGGAGAAGAATTAGAGACTTTAAAACTTGAATTGGAGCAACTCAAGGAAGCATTTTCCCTAGCAGAGTTctgtgaggaagaggaagaggagaaaaaag gggaTGAAGACTTTACCAAAGAGATAACAGAGCTATTTTCCCAGCTGCAGGTCTCCTCCAAACCTGAGAAACTTGCCAGG gCAAGAAATACTGCCTACGAATGGATCAGTACATCTCTGGCCAAGCCattagaagagaaggaagaaggagaaaaacagttggaaacagaaaaaactgagaaaatcagtaaaaattcAGTAGAG gatATCCATGCATTTGCAATCCGGAGCCTAGCAGAACTGACTGCCTGCTCAATTGAACTGTTTCACAAAACAGCAGCTCTGGTTCTGCATGGCCAGAAGCAGGAAGTGACAGCTATAGAAAGGAGCAGAACTCTTTCCCA GATGACAGTTGTGTTGTGTAAAGAGTTGTCTTCTCTGTCTAAAGAGCTCACCACCTGCCTAACAACTGCTGGG GTCAAAGAAAAGGCAGACATCCTTAATCCCCTAATCACTGCAGTATTTCTAGAG GCCTCAAACAGTGCTTCCTATATTCAGGATGCCTTTCAGCTGCTCTTACCTGTGCTGGAGATCTCTCTCATTGAGAATAAAACTGAATTGCCAGAGGCATGA